A window of Corallococcus macrosporus DSM 14697 contains these coding sequences:
- a CDS encoding YraN family protein — protein MRGAAPGERREIGNAAEDAAVRFLEAQGWRVRDRNWTCRFGELDVVAERGDLVCFVEVRMRSTATWGDPSHSVSFAKQRRVVKAALRYLFAHDLRGRMLRFDVISVVGRGERATVEHIPGAFDAGM, from the coding sequence ATGCGAGGGGCGGCGCCGGGTGAGCGGCGGGAAATCGGGAATGCGGCGGAGGACGCGGCGGTGCGCTTCCTGGAGGCGCAGGGCTGGCGGGTGCGGGATCGCAACTGGACCTGCCGCTTCGGGGAGCTGGACGTGGTCGCCGAGCGTGGGGACCTGGTGTGCTTCGTGGAGGTGCGGATGCGCTCCACGGCCACCTGGGGAGACCCTTCGCACAGCGTGTCCTTCGCGAAGCAGCGCCGGGTGGTGAAGGCGGCGCTGCGCTACCTGTTCGCGCATGACCTGCGCGGGCGGATGCTTCGTTTCGATGTGATTTCGGTGGTGGGGCGCGGGGAGCGCGCCACCGTGGAGCACATCCCTGGCGCCTTCGACGCCGGGATGTGA
- the rsmI gene encoding 16S rRNA (cytidine(1402)-2'-O)-methyltransferase: MAGTLYLVATPIGNLGDVTSRALETLRSVRFIACEDTRHSRVLLDHFGIGGKDLVSLPAFAEGQRAGRILDRMGEGEDCALVTDAGSPAISDPGEKLVAEALERGFTVVPVPGPTALVAALSASGLPTGRFHFLGFLPRKGAERRAMLEEVAQLSATLVLYESPRRLSETLPDLLDAWGNRRACVARELTKLHEEFARGTLSELAERYAAEAARGEVVVLVEGRTGETRWSEEELRKALEEGLSRGEKLKALSTELARRAGWAGQDVYRLGLSLKR, from the coding sequence ATGGCTGGAACGCTCTACCTGGTGGCGACGCCCATCGGGAACCTGGGGGACGTCACGTCGCGGGCGCTGGAGACGCTGCGCTCGGTGCGCTTCATCGCGTGCGAGGACACGCGGCACTCGCGGGTGCTGCTCGACCACTTCGGGATTGGAGGGAAGGACCTGGTGAGCCTGCCCGCCTTCGCGGAGGGACAGCGCGCGGGCCGCATCCTGGACCGGATGGGGGAGGGCGAGGACTGCGCGCTCGTCACGGACGCGGGCAGCCCCGCCATCAGTGACCCGGGAGAGAAGCTGGTGGCCGAGGCGCTGGAGCGCGGCTTCACGGTGGTGCCGGTGCCGGGGCCCACGGCCCTGGTGGCCGCGCTGAGCGCCTCCGGGCTGCCCACGGGCCGCTTCCACTTCCTGGGCTTCCTCCCGCGAAAGGGCGCCGAGCGCCGGGCCATGCTGGAGGAGGTGGCGCAGCTCTCGGCCACCCTGGTGCTTTATGAGTCCCCGCGTCGTCTGTCGGAGACGCTGCCGGACTTGCTGGACGCCTGGGGCAACCGGCGGGCCTGCGTGGCGCGCGAGCTGACGAAGCTGCACGAGGAGTTCGCCCGCGGCACCCTGTCCGAGCTGGCGGAGCGCTACGCGGCGGAGGCGGCGCGAGGCGAGGTGGTGGTGCTGGTGGAGGGCCGCACCGGAGAGACGCGCTGGTCCGAGGAGGAGCTGCGAAAGGCCCTGGAGGAGGGCCTGTCGCGCGGCGAGAAGCTCAAGGCGCTGAGCACCGAGCTGGCCCGCCGCGCGGGCTGGGCCGGGCAGGACGTCTACCGGCTGGGCCTGTCGTTGAAGCGATGA
- a CDS encoding M23 family metallopeptidase, whose translation MACATPPQTGRKTARTNRRRRGGIPLRARRFRARPPIPTQGACMRPNLPTLGAPPKRSPFGPVVAVSLILGGAAGGVWWWKQRMAQATEEAAAQTLNAAPDAGAVAAAPTPAPVVTDPVKAAGLERVSVSITGPLETALVGAAGADVGPALAQVVTRTLVWWVAVPSEILRNDTLEVLFERRVNEEPLVHAVRFTSGKLGKTLSAYRYQPDGEPNARYYLSSGDELELRLERSPIDDYEQVTSLLRDGRRHKGVDFRTPVGTPIKAPFNGVVKRKNWNFGSNGNCIELVESGGKGRRALFLHLDEVDKSVKPGSRFSVGQVIARSGNTGRSFAPHLHYQLMTQNDRVLDPYEQHKTYRRSLASQHRPGFEAEMRRMDGLLSAAVVAGK comes from the coding sequence TTGGCTTGCGCGACACCACCCCAGACGGGCAGGAAGACGGCCCGGACGAATAGACGGCGGCGAGGCGGAATTCCGCTTCGCGCGCGTCGGTTCCGGGCCCGCCCACCCATTCCAACTCAGGGAGCTTGTATGCGGCCGAACCTTCCCACCCTCGGTGCCCCTCCGAAGCGCAGCCCCTTCGGACCGGTGGTCGCCGTGTCACTCATCCTCGGCGGGGCCGCCGGTGGCGTGTGGTGGTGGAAGCAGCGGATGGCGCAGGCCACGGAAGAGGCCGCGGCGCAGACGCTCAATGCCGCTCCGGACGCGGGCGCGGTCGCCGCGGCGCCCACGCCGGCCCCCGTCGTCACCGACCCCGTCAAGGCCGCGGGCCTGGAGCGCGTCTCGGTGAGCATCACCGGCCCGCTGGAGACGGCGCTGGTCGGCGCCGCGGGCGCGGACGTGGGCCCGGCCCTGGCGCAGGTGGTGACGCGCACGCTGGTGTGGTGGGTGGCCGTGCCGAGCGAAATCCTCCGCAACGACACGCTGGAGGTGCTCTTCGAGCGCCGCGTCAACGAGGAGCCCCTGGTGCACGCGGTGCGCTTCACCAGCGGCAAGCTGGGCAAGACGCTCAGCGCGTACCGCTACCAGCCCGACGGCGAGCCCAACGCCCGCTACTACCTGTCCAGCGGCGACGAGCTGGAGCTGCGCCTGGAGCGCTCCCCCATCGACGACTACGAGCAGGTGACCTCCCTGCTCCGGGATGGCCGCCGGCACAAGGGCGTGGACTTCCGCACCCCGGTGGGGACGCCCATCAAGGCCCCCTTCAACGGCGTGGTGAAGCGCAAGAACTGGAACTTCGGCAGCAACGGCAACTGCATCGAGCTGGTGGAGTCCGGCGGCAAGGGCCGGCGCGCGCTGTTCCTCCACCTGGATGAGGTGGACAAGAGCGTCAAGCCGGGCTCCCGCTTCTCCGTGGGTCAGGTCATCGCCCGGAGCGGCAACACGGGCCGCAGCTTCGCCCCTCACCTGCACTACCAGCTCATGACCCAGAATGACCGGGTGCTGGACCCCTACGAGCAGCACAAGACGTACCGCCGCTCCCTGGCCTCCCAGCACCGGCCCGGTTTCGAGGCGGAGATGCGCCGCATGGACGGGCTGCTGAGCGCGGCCGTGGTCGCCGGCAAGTAA
- a CDS encoding sigma-54-dependent transcriptional regulator, which yields MAKVLVIDDEANLRKVLAAMLRRDGFDVTVAENGEQGLAEFHKNGADIVVTDLVMPKVGGMEVLGTIRAANPDVPVIIITAHGTVDSAVDAIKAGAFDYITKPFDQAELSSVVAKAAKTNESARRSVRPDVKARAAIIGDSATIQEVYKIIDKVADTPSTVLITGESGTGKELIATALHGASSRRDKPFIKINCAAIPDTLLESELFGYERGAFTGAVTSKPGRFELADEGTLFLDEIGEIPVEMQVKLLRALQEGEFERVGGIKTTRVDVRLVAATNRDLQAEIEAGRFRKDLYYRLAVVPISLPALRERRSDIPMLARHFVEKYNRRLNKKIEGIAEDAMALLQGYAWPGNIRELENLIERVLLFADGPLITARDLPEPVRQGAGVQAGANLASAVASLDVPTGEVGLKDIVRMKAAELERDLIVKKLEETGGNVTRAARLLQISRKSLQTKMKEFGLRDTTPDGQEDGPDE from the coding sequence ATGGCCAAGGTCCTGGTCATCGACGACGAGGCGAACCTCCGCAAGGTGCTCGCCGCGATGCTGCGCCGGGACGGCTTCGACGTCACCGTGGCGGAGAACGGCGAGCAGGGGCTCGCCGAGTTCCACAAGAACGGCGCGGACATCGTGGTGACGGACCTGGTGATGCCCAAGGTGGGCGGCATGGAGGTGCTCGGCACCATCCGCGCCGCCAACCCGGACGTCCCCGTCATCATCATCACCGCGCACGGCACGGTGGACTCCGCCGTGGACGCCATCAAGGCCGGCGCGTTCGACTACATCACCAAGCCCTTCGACCAGGCGGAGCTGTCCTCCGTGGTCGCCAAGGCGGCGAAGACGAACGAGAGCGCCCGCCGCTCCGTCCGCCCGGACGTGAAGGCGCGCGCGGCCATCATCGGTGACTCGGCGACCATCCAGGAGGTCTACAAGATCATCGACAAGGTGGCGGACACGCCGTCCACGGTGCTCATCACCGGGGAGAGCGGCACCGGCAAGGAGCTCATCGCCACCGCGCTGCACGGGGCCTCCAGCCGCCGCGACAAGCCGTTCATCAAGATCAACTGCGCCGCCATCCCCGACACGCTGCTGGAGAGCGAGCTCTTCGGCTACGAGCGCGGCGCCTTCACCGGCGCCGTCACGTCCAAGCCCGGCCGCTTCGAGCTGGCCGACGAGGGCACCCTCTTCCTGGACGAGATTGGCGAGATTCCGGTGGAGATGCAGGTGAAGCTGCTGCGCGCGCTCCAGGAAGGCGAGTTCGAGCGCGTGGGCGGCATCAAGACGACGCGCGTGGACGTGCGCCTCGTGGCCGCCACCAACCGCGACCTCCAGGCGGAGATTGAAGCGGGCCGCTTCCGCAAGGACCTCTACTACCGGCTGGCGGTGGTCCCCATCTCCCTGCCCGCCCTGCGCGAGCGCCGCAGCGACATCCCGATGCTCGCCCGGCACTTCGTGGAGAAGTACAACCGGCGCCTCAACAAGAAGATTGAGGGCATCGCCGAGGACGCCATGGCCCTGCTCCAGGGCTACGCGTGGCCGGGCAACATCCGCGAGCTGGAGAACCTCATCGAGCGCGTCCTCCTCTTCGCGGACGGCCCGCTCATCACCGCCCGGGACTTGCCGGAGCCCGTCCGCCAGGGAGCGGGCGTCCAGGCGGGCGCCAACCTGGCCAGCGCGGTGGCCTCGCTCGACGTCCCCACGGGTGAAGTCGGCCTGAAGGACATCGTCCGGATGAAGGCCGCCGAGCTCGAGCGGGACCTCATCGTCAAGAAGCTCGAGGAGACGGGTGGCAACGTCACCCGGGCCGCTCGCCTGCTTCAAATCAGCCGCAAGTCACTCCAGACGAAGATGAAGGAGTTTGGCTTGCGCGACACCACCCCAGACGGGCAGGAAGACGGCCCGGACGAATAG
- the encA gene encoding encapsulin nanocompartment shell protein EncA: MPDFLGHAENPLREEEWARLNETVIQVARRSLVGRRILDIYGPLGAGVQTVPYDEFQGVSPGAVDIVGEQETAMVFTDARKFKTIPIIYKDFLLHWRDIEAARTHNMPLDVSAAAGAAALCAQQEDELIFYGDARLGYEGLMTANGRLTVALGDWSAAGGGFQAIVEATRKLNEQGHFGPYAVVLSPRLYSQLHRIYEKTGVLEIETIKQLASDGVYQSNRLRGDSGVVVSTGRENMDLAVSMDMVAAYLGASRMNHPFRVLEALLLRIKHPDAICTLEGAGATDRR; the protein is encoded by the coding sequence ATGCCTGACTTCCTTGGACATGCCGAGAACCCGCTCCGCGAGGAGGAGTGGGCGCGTCTGAACGAGACTGTCATCCAGGTGGCCCGGCGCTCGCTGGTGGGCCGGCGCATCCTGGACATCTACGGGCCGCTGGGCGCCGGGGTGCAGACGGTCCCCTACGACGAGTTCCAGGGCGTGTCGCCCGGCGCGGTGGACATCGTCGGCGAGCAGGAGACCGCGATGGTCTTCACCGACGCTCGCAAGTTCAAGACCATCCCCATCATCTACAAGGACTTCCTGCTGCACTGGCGCGACATCGAGGCCGCGCGCACGCACAACATGCCGCTGGACGTGTCCGCCGCGGCGGGCGCGGCCGCGCTGTGCGCGCAGCAGGAAGACGAGCTCATCTTCTACGGTGACGCGCGCCTGGGCTACGAGGGCCTGATGACGGCCAACGGCCGCCTCACGGTGGCGCTGGGTGACTGGTCGGCGGCGGGTGGCGGGTTCCAGGCCATCGTCGAGGCCACGCGCAAGCTCAACGAGCAGGGCCACTTCGGCCCCTACGCCGTCGTCTTGTCGCCGCGCCTGTACTCGCAGCTCCACCGCATCTACGAGAAGACGGGCGTGCTGGAGATCGAGACCATCAAGCAGCTCGCGTCGGACGGCGTCTACCAGTCCAACCGCCTGCGCGGGGACTCCGGCGTGGTGGTGTCCACCGGCCGGGAGAACATGGACCTCGCCGTGTCCATGGACATGGTGGCCGCGTACCTGGGCGCCTCGCGGATGAACCACCCGTTCCGCGTGCTGGAGGCGCTGCTGCTGCGCATCAAGCACCCGGACGCCATCTGCACCCTGGAGGGCGCTGGGGCCACGGACCGCCGGTAG
- the encB gene encoding encapsulin nanocompartment cargo protein EncB produces the protein MAGPPDSDMDDVARIRLVLARELETINEYEAYARASSHPEVRAFFQHLAAEEKEHVSEAVHMLRMLDSGQNDHFNKPFVPGHFQAAEAPAPATVHVPAPDAPGFSINGRNGRLPSEPPTSLPPQRLVYGLPAPPPAVESHPLTVGSLRRGGGGSSSGR, from the coding sequence ATGGCCGGCCCTCCCGACAGCGACATGGACGACGTGGCGCGCATCCGCCTCGTACTGGCACGCGAGTTGGAGACCATCAACGAATACGAGGCCTACGCCCGCGCCTCCTCCCACCCGGAGGTCCGCGCGTTCTTCCAGCACCTGGCCGCCGAGGAGAAGGAGCACGTCTCCGAGGCCGTCCACATGCTGCGCATGTTGGACAGTGGTCAGAACGACCACTTCAACAAGCCCTTCGTCCCGGGCCACTTCCAGGCCGCCGAGGCCCCCGCGCCCGCCACGGTCCACGTGCCCGCGCCGGACGCCCCCGGCTTCTCCATCAACGGCCGCAACGGACGCCTGCCGTCCGAGCCGCCGACCTCACTGCCGCCACAGCGGCTGGTGTACGGCCTGCCCGCGCCGCCGCCCGCCGTGGAGTCGCACCCGCTCACCGTGGGTTCGCTGCGCCGCGGTGGTGGCGGTTCCAGTAGCGGTCGTTGA